The Sediminicola sp. YIK13 genomic sequence TAAATCAATTATGAAAAAAGTAGAGGCAATTATTAGAAAGTCAAAATTTGACGAAGTAAAAAAAGCACTTCATCAAATTGAGGTGAACTTCTTCAGCTACTGGGATGTAACTGGAGTTGGTAATGAAAAACAGGGCCATGTTTATCGCGGAATTTCCTACAGTACATCAGATATCCAAAGAAGATACCTTGTTATTGTAGTTTCAGATGATTTCTTGGACAGAACCGTTAGCACCATTTTAGAGACAGCCAGTACCGGAAATGTAGGCGATGGAAAAATATTTATTTCCGATGTCATCGATGCTTATCGCATTAGGACAAAAGAAAATGGACATTCAGGTATCAACTAACTCAAGTAAAACTTATTAAACATTACAAAAATGGAAGCAGGATTATTTACAGCCAATAATGTTTGGATGATGATTTGTACAGGACT encodes the following:
- a CDS encoding P-II family nitrogen regulator codes for the protein MKKVEAIIRKSKFDEVKKALHQIEVNFFSYWDVTGVGNEKQGHVYRGISYSTSDIQRRYLVIVVSDDFLDRTVSTILETASTGNVGDGKIFISDVIDAYRIRTKENGHSGIN